Below is a window of Macadamia integrifolia cultivar HAES 741 chromosome 8, SCU_Mint_v3, whole genome shotgun sequence DNA.
GTTTAAGGGTATGTTAATTTATCTGACTAATCAAGTCTTGGTTTAAAATAACATTGATAGTCTTATACTCCATTAGTCCATTAGAAGCACCACTCAAggaaattggtctggtccagggTATACAATTCCAGCAGGTTGGGCGGTTATGGTCTGTCCTCCAGCTGTCCATTTGAACCCTGCCAAGTATGAAGATCCCCTTGCCTTCAATCCATGGAGATGGCAGGTGGGTCCATATTTatagtattttattttgtgcattttcttttatttttctttgactaCTTCCTTCCTTTGTGCAATCTATTGCAAATAATGAACTAAGTTCAAGGACCTGAGTTTAATTCCCTTCATCCATAGTGAAGAGAGAACCTTTTAATCCAAAGAATCTGATTTTTCAATTGGACCGAGAAAATGTATCTTGAAAATTTTGTAGATAGAGGGATAAAATTAGTGATAACGTTCATGTTGAGGGTTGATGTCATGTTGTCTTGTAATCTGTGGGCTGCCTGTAAAGGTCCGTTAAAAATCCATAAGGTACGAGGCCCGGAGGAGTTGGCGTACCTTGGTGTTTTTCATTTCATGAGCACATTGAGCTGAGGGGTCCATCTGAGGGTTCAGGGCAGTAGGCCCTGAGAAAAGATTTTGGGGTTTACATGGCAATAACTACTAGAAAGATTTTTGTATCTTTGTTTACCTTTAGATTATTGTGATGGGGATTATTAGAGTTACTGGGTATTATTTGTAAATACAGAAAGGCGTGAAGAAGAAAGCTTGTAATCTTTTCTCCATTGCTATTGAAATCACTTTTATCTCTCTATGAACATAGACACCTAGTTGAACCACATATATATTCTTATATTGTTTCATTGTTTGATTACcctttttgttgattttttgcATTGCATATAGGATTTCATTTCCACATCCCTCATCATAGCTTCAAGCCTTCAAGTCACCTTGGATGAAGAAATTCTCTGTTCACCCTGACGGGTGGCCAAGAACTTTCTCCAATAATGAATTAGATGTGATCTTTCCTTCTATATTTCTTTTGGGCGCATATAGTTATCTCATATCAATATGATTGTCACAGGGCATGGAATTAAATGGTGCAACAAAACATTTTATGGCTTTTGGTGGTGGCATGAGGTTTTGTGTTGGAACAGAGTTCACCAAGGTGATAATGGCCATCTTTCTTCACTGCTTGGTTACAAAGTACAGGTAAGATACATATAACACTCTCATGCAAGTATATACAGATAGAAAGAAAGGATCtgatttatatattatttgGATTTGTTCAGGTGGAAAGTTATCAAGGGAGGAGATATAGTCCGAACCCCTGGTTTGGCATTTCCAAATGGTTTTCATGTTCAGCTGTCAGAGAAGCATAAATAAAAGGATAGCATGGCAAGCCAGTATACATATACTTAAGAGTTTCAACTTTCTAGCTTTACATACAAGTCGCAAAAGGATCATTTAGAAGTTTTCAAGAAAtataaagaaaggaagaaacagATTCTTCCCAAACCAAACCCGGTTTGAAGAAGTCTACTATTTTTGGTTGCTTACCAACTTTCGTGAATATACTTCGAgctttcctctctcctctcttcttcaaagAATAATATTATTTGGTATTGTGATTTATCATATTTAATGgaatgaaataaaagaaaatgaattatcTTTATTTACCCGTTTGAGCTGATCTAGGAAGTCATCACGTTTGAAATCAGAAATATACTTCTTCCAGTTCGATCTGCAAATTGAGACACTTTAAGAATTAATAGGCATCTTGCCTCATCTTAGAACTTTCCACTTTTATCTCGTCATCCCCGTGATTCTTGATGTATCATCCTTGATTAGTtgtttctccccctcccctggttttgatgtatcattcttttgattttgtttcttctccctctctagtttcttatgtttcttcttttaatCAATTATTTTGCTTCTCTTGTTTGGGGTCCCTCACTGGATAGCCATTTTGGCTTTTGTtgttcttgcttttttttatttaatgtgttttctattgaaacaaaataaaaataaaaaaatcttcagTATTcaacccacaaaaaaaataagaagttgCGTGGACACATAGAGAGGTGGCGAAATAATGACCCTGCCCATGAAATACCTAAATGAAGTTTCAAAAGCTTCCGTCTCTCCTTCACAAAAAGACGCACTTCCCAAGTTAAAGCAACGAGAGATTTCATCTGTGCTGCCAAGCAAGTGAAATCCCTACTGTGCTACCAAGCAAGTGAAATCCCTACTCCCTCGTCAAATCACTTCCATGCTAGCTCCAACTCTAGTTCCAATCTCTCATCTCTATCTTCCCTGTCAATCCTCTCCAATCATCGGATCATCGTATTTGACCTCACAGGAGCAATGGCACCTTCAAGTTAAGGCCTTGCAGGCCCACATTGGCCTACTTTTCGCTTTAACCATGATGATTGATGAGACCACTTcagattctcttcttctccttatccTCTGCTAGTCTGCTATGGCAATAAATCCCAAGCAATCAGGTGAGAGAGTTCCAAAATACAAGCTATGAAAGTGATTTGATTCCAAGCTGACTACTACATGGATTCAGAACAAATCATGATACCACATGCAAGTTTCTGAAGATgtgaagaagggaaaagagtAACCCTCTTCATCGCTGCTGTCAAATACAAACTGATTGATGTATAGAAAAAATTTCAGCCATGTCACCGCGCAAATATATGAGAATAACCAATCATTGGGGTCGGGGAAGGGAGAGGAACCTCACTCTAGTTCCCCTCATGGGGGGAATTTTTGTGGCTTTGGCTTTAAATTGAGGATTGAGTCATTTATCTAAGCCAAGCCACATGAATCAACACGCCAAAAAGTGAAAATACCACCATGTCCGCAATTCCAAATTGCTCAAAGGGGAAAGCAAGGGGTAGAAAAGAGAGGTTACAAAATCTGTTTGTAACCAATCTCTGTTGTAACCAGATTGGTTACAAACAGATTTACCCATAAAATGATGAGACAATCAGAAGCATGGCCAGATATAACCAAATAGAAGATTATCATTTTATGCTGTCATATATCAACCCAGCAACTAAAACTTTACAAATGGAAAATGTTTCACTAATGTTGCGGCAACACTGGTCTCTTCTCCAACATTTCATAATGAAGGACGAAATTATCCTGCATACCAACCACGCAAAATGGCTGAGTTTTTGCTTGGAAAATGATTtccacaattttatttttttcagcaAAACTTGATATGGCAGGACTGCATTTACACAAACCTTCCGAACAGTTTCCCATGCATTTGGATCGAAACAGAGATAGGAACCCCTTTCATACGTGTTTGTTTTAACCAGAGGCTCCATGTTGGAGACCCTTGTGATCCACAGTCGCAGCTCTTTATGGTAGAACCAACCTCTGTTGTACCTGCAGAAAAATAGGCAAGAGGTTGCTGTCAGTTACTGAAACCAAGTTTTGTAATAAGAAATATTTCTTGACAGTTGGGAAGAGGAAGGGATTAGGGGAGTGACTAGAGGGAGAGATTTCTCAGATCAAGAATATCAGTGAAATCAAAACACAGGTATCTATCCGCCTGTGAGCGAGAGAAAATCATAACATGAAATTGTTAGATCCAGATAAGGTGTCATTTCTTAATCTCTATTTTCCCCTATTGGATCTAAGGAAACAAGACAAATCGGGCCTTCGCATAGAAATGCTTCCCAGTAGGTGGGGTGAGAAATCCAGTAAATAAAAACAGAGATTTTGGAACAACTTACAATTCATTAGCGGCATACAACTGGGCTTCATCTTTTGGCATGCTGCAGACAAAGCAAAAGCAGATATGATGTCACTTTTTGAatctagagaaagagaaattacaTCCGACAGACAGAGAATCCCAGAATAAAACTGTACCTgtagaaaatataaaacaatGTCTCTGGCTGGAATTTTGCAAAGTAGCCTTGCTGCATCCACCACACCAGAGGTTGGGACCAAGAAATAAATAAGATGACTAATTAATGTTAAAActtccatcttaaaaccaattggcttgAAGTGGGGTGGCCTCTTGTGACTCTTACACATGACCGTTGAGTCACCCACAGCCGATGTGGGACCATCTCAATACTCCCCCTTAAGTGCAGACCTCTTATGGCTCTGTCTTCGTGGGTCGAGCAAGGAGCCCATCATCGACGGAGGCCCAACGtacccgctctgataccatgttaaagcttccatcttaaaaccaattggcttgAAGTGGGGTGGCCTCTTGTGGCTCTTATACATGATCGTCGAGTCACCGACAGCTGATGTGGGACTATCACAATAATAAGCATAGCTACATAAATACTGTATTAAAGAAAACTCACATGTAGTGTAGGTGGTAGTTTAGCATAATAGCACTCTGGCACTGTGTATTCGAGTTCTCCCTTAGCAGGCTCATCAGACCAGGGGGAAGCAAATTTTTTGTGAATATCATTGGTTGAACTCAAATTCAGCCCAAGAGTTGTCAGATCAGTTCCTAGAGCAAGAGAATTAAGCTCTGGATTACTCAATTTTATGACACTTAATAAACCAAGCAATCCAAACCGATCAGGCACTGCTTGCATGGCCTTCATGTTTTGATCTCTATATGACTGACCCACAGCAGACATTTGCTGCAAGCGAAACTGAGACTGGCTCTGGAGCTGTTGATACTGATGAATAAGTTGGTCATAGGATCCCATACCAGAAACTGAATTGGGAGAGTTAACAGGTCTTAATCCAGGTGGCCCATTATTTTGAACCTGTGAAGAGAACAGGAatatatgaaagaaaaagaaagagtaagagagagaaacaggggTAGAAAGCAGAAAGCCACGGAACAGTAAGTGGAACCAAATATCACACCTGTGAGTGATAGTTTGCATGGGAAGATGAGAATAGATCAGAACCATGCATATGGAGTAGATCTTGGTTATTTGCAGATGCAAACGGAACCCCACTACCACCCACTGATGGAGAATGCTGCTGTTGTTGCTGTCGATGGGATGAATATGTACCTCCTAAGCTGAAGCCACTTGATCTCCCTATCTGTATAGGAAAGATACAAGGTCAAATTTGAATGAAGGAACATAATAATATTATGAAGTTACCGGCTAGCACATCAGCCATGCCTAAGTTGCAACTCACAGGGAAATGCTGGGATTGCATCATAGACATGGCACTGTCATTAAGTTGTTCTTTTTGGTGCAGATCCATTGCATAATCAGTATTGCCACCTGCATAAGAATCACAGTTATAAACATACAAAAACACACCTCAGCCACAACAAATAACCATACAACACACAACTATTTCCGGTCTTAATATGATCGAAAAATGTCCCCCCCTCCAAATGCAAGGAATGGAAAAAGGACAACTAAAATATAACATATTAAAGGTAAGAAACAGGAGGGAGTTCCAAGTCACAGCTGACACTCTTTGACATAGTGGCCCTTTCAGGATAGTTGAGTTGGCGCTGCCCTTAATCATATTTAAGGGGATAATAACTTCATAAGGTGTGGGACTCCAATCTCAAAAACTGTAATGCTAATTAAGTCTAAACAGAGGCCTGATGGagcaaaagaaaaggggaaaaaattgttGACTGGAGTTGAAGgcaacaaataataaaaaaatcaggcCTGATGTAAGCAGGCTAAAAAAGCAGACCAACAGACTGGACAAGTCAAGCAAATTAATATAACGAAGGAATTAAATCTTCTTGATCATAAACAACTCAGGAAATTCCGATACAGATTCCCAAGAATCATTGAGAGCACACAGGATTGTCAGCTGAAAGGGAACAGGTTGAAAGTGGAATTCCACCCATAAAGGACCTTTGCAGAGGCAGATTACTCCAGAGGAGGACTAAAGTCCTCTCAATAAAGCAAAAAACATTATTAAAATCTAGCAGAACAGATGTTTCTGAtcaacattaaaaataaaaaacccaactTGTTGAGGCAGGTTAAAGCATGGCTACAATTAATTTTAGGCATGCAGGGCATGTGGCATTTGATAACTTGAGCACTGAGGGAGGTGCAGTACATTCATGTCCCATATAGTCTGTCACTAGGATGGAATCATAGGAGGATTACTCTTTTTTATAGAAGTTATATATTCCACTTCTCCTGTTACAGATCAATTGAATGGGTAAAATActctataattttatataaaggCTATTTTGTTTACTGCTTTATTAGAAGAATGCGTCTCAAATGTTTTCCCTTCTTGGCTTACACATAAAAAAGTAACCCCAATCAAAAAAGATAATACAAAAAGCACATGGAAAGAGGATGGGGGAAAAGTATACTGCAGCAAATCAAAGCTCAGAAAATTCAGTAGGAACTTTATAACAGGAAATCAAAACTAATTCATGAGGTGCTAGCCCAATAGTGTCATATAACGGTCCAAAAAGGTCACTTTCTGACATTATAACTAATGTAAAACATGGGCATGATCAACATCATATTATGGAATGGTTCCAAGCATAAGTTGACACCTTTATATCCAGGTAAAGCTGGAAAATCTTCATTTTGGATGCTGAATTCTTGATTTTGTTGGAGAACACCAACACTCTGCTTCCGTAGAGAACCTGTTAGTGAAGTAGTTAAGAATCTGTTAAAAAACAAAGCACCTAAAAGAAGATATCAGAAAGTAGAAAATGTAAAGCACATTGATTTACCCAATTGTCCTTGAGAACCACCAGCAGAACTAGGGCGCCCACTCAACTGAGGGAAATCATTTATATCAAAAGGAGAATTGTCATTAGAGTTGACATCATTTAGCATTCCCATGGAACTTAGGGCATTATTCCCTCCTTGGACTTGACTTTGGGACAAAGGACCACCAGGAGAGTAAGAATTTCCTAGTATTGATAACACCTGCGGTGCTGAATTTAGTTCATGTTATTTCTTATAGCCAAGGGGAAcccagaatatatatatatatatatatataaaaagaaggaagaagaagaagaagaagaagcaccgAATCAAAACAAAATCTGAATATTACCAAGATCAGATGCAAATTTCCAGTTCCACCACTGGTTTAATAGAGAAATTATAAAGTCTTAACAACAAATACTAGAATTTAAAGGAACCAGGAAGGCAAGAACAGAACAAACTCCTTAAAAGACCTAAATATAATCCAAGTtgagaacaaaaaaaggaaaaatcatcgCATATGCAGATCTTGAATCTAATTCATATAACATCATTTTCACAGATACTGAGAGAAGACAACCTCAACCTAATTGTTCTAGGTTTCCTTAATCATCAAAGAGAATCAATTCCACAAAGGACAGGAACACACAATCATGCTGATTAGTAACCACACAACTCAAGTGTAGGTTCATTTCTCTTAAAGTTCATAAGCACCAAAAGACAGAACAGTCCCCCatctattgaaaaaaaaaaactactggcataacaattaaaaaggaagaaaaacataaagcatCCACTGCTTATATAGGATATACAATTCTTGACAGAACCCTAATGGTTTAACACATGATTTCTGTAAACAAATATAAGGAATTGAATCCAACTGTTTCAACTAGTTAGGGAAAGAAGATGTATCTAATCAACCAATGTGTAATAAAACCTTATATGATACGCATAACCTGCCAATTTCATTACCCAGATATTTCAATAATAAACCACCCTTCAATTGGACCTCAAGCTACAAAATTCAGATTCATCGAGAGGCGCCAATAAGTAGCTCTAACTTGGATAGGTCTTAAAAAATGTCCAAATAAGAACATGCCAATATAGAGCATTGTATGTGGAGTATTATGTTCCAGAATAGAGGATAACTTAATTACTGTGATCACTTTCCAGGCCCATTTTGCATGGTATTTCTTTTCACATAGCAGTCCTCCTGTCACTTGAGCATTTTATACATGAAACATGCTTCCCACAATCCTCAATAAAAGCAAAAGAATGAATAACATGAAATGTTGTCATCTTAAGAAGATCTTGACATAAAGTGTTTTTAATCCTCTTACGACTAGCGGACCATCAAGTTCTCATCAAAGTCCACGATCACAgaaattttcttcaaaaattttttctcaataaaaaaCTAAACTAATTGGACTTCCATGATACCATACAAACTAAAACACATATACATGAGAATTCATCTCAAATGTAACATATCTAAATATACTCATATGATCATATCAGTATTTCCCTGTTAACTGTTAGTTACCATGCAGCCCATGGTTCTGCAAGGCCATAAAAAACAAATGCAAGGGTATCAACTAAGAAAATCACAGTTTTCTTTTGGTGCTTATCAaactaaataataaacatttcaaatgAGATTAAAAACCACTACCTTGTGGAAGCATGCCACCCATTAGTCTGTTAGGCCCTTGTACACTAAGACTACCAGAACCGCTATTTCCTGTCAAATTCAAACGAGAAGCAAGACCAGGCATGGACAGTCCTCCACCAGAACTTAAGCTCCTTCCCACATTGCCCGCACCAACGATGTTCCCCATTGAGCTTGTAATTCGAGGAACACTGTTTCCTAAAATTGGAGAGACTCCCAATCCTACAACAACATACCGGTTAAGACTGACAGTGAAAGTCATGGAAATACAGGAAGAGGACCAGCAACTTGATACATGCTCCTCGAAATCATAGATATTCTTAGGACACTTATACCTCCTCTATTCGTGACCCCAGAATGCCCGTGTGAACTGGCATGAGAGATCTGCatctcaaaaagaaaaagtacatTTAAGCTGGATTTCTGAGTGTGACTGTAGACATGGATACCCACTTCCCAGGAAAACTCCAAAATAGATACCTGGGAAAGAGCAACAGGAAGGTTGTTTGATGCAAAACGTCCAGTAGAAAGGCTTCCTGCAGGTTGTTGAACGCCATTTGGTGGGACACCATTCATTGCAGAGTTTCTTGATGAAAGTGTGCCTGGCATGTTGGGAATGTTGAAGCTACCATGAATGTTATGCAGTCCTTGAACACTTCCTATCAAAGAGAAACCAACACAATTGAGTTACACTAGGATAAATTGATAAAACATATATTATCGAAAAATCAAAGCATTGACTACTAACCAGTGTGATGAAAAACAGGGGCAGTGGAAGCAGATTGTACAGAAAAAGATGATCCAAAAGGCCTTCCTGCAGTGTCTTGATGATTTGAAGATGATCCGTTGAGCCCTGACTGCAAATGAAAATTCCTTCAATTTTACAGAAGCAAACAGACCATAATATCCACCAAATTATACGAACCAAAATTACCAGCATTCCAATAGCTAAAAATGTTAAAGGATAGTGCAAAGAAGAGTGAATACATTGAGTAGGCCTGACATTGCAAAATCATACGAACTTGCAGAAGAGCATTCCTTGCTACGAAGCAGGTGTTGTCGCGGTATATTAAAAGAAGAATTCCTGCTTTAGAAAATTCTTCTCCACAGACCTGGAGTCCAATCTGGAAATTAAATGACAGGATAGaaggaacaaaaaataaacCAGACTTCCAGAACCATATTAAAATCCATAATCTTGTTAGAAATTACCCTACAAATCCAAATTTATATCAACCTTCCCATCTTAAAGAATAATAAGAGAACAAAAGTTACAGATGATAGTTCTCAACATGCACTCAATTAAAAATTAGTCCAAGAAAGCAGCCACGGAGTGAATATGTACTACATAAATAATCATAAAAGTCGAAAAACGTAAATAACAAATAACGCCAATGATGAATTGCAACTAAATGGAACTAttcatagaaagaaaaatagcaaGAGTCTAGAAAACTAGAACCCTAGTCAAATAaaaccccccccctcccccctctttttttcttccaagaACTAACGGTACAGGGAAAAGAGATCCAGCTTCATAACAGGATgatttcgtcttcttcttctcttttaaaCCATACAATGTTCACGTTAATGAATAAACAGTA
It encodes the following:
- the LOC122087280 gene encoding probable NOT transcription complex subunit VIP2, which encodes MSGLLNSGLNGSSSNHQDTAGRPFGSSFSVQSASTAPVFHHTGSVQGLHNIHGSFNIPNMPGTLSSRNSAMNGVPPNGVQQPAGSLSTGRFASNNLPVALSQISHASSHGHSGVTNRGGLGVSPILGNSVPRITSSMGNIVGAGNVGRSLSSGGGLSMPGLASRLNLTGNSGSGSLSVQGPNRLMGGMLPQAPQVLSILGNSYSPGGPLSQSQVQGGNNALSSMGMLNDVNSNDNSPFDINDFPQLSGRPSSAGGSQGQLGSLRKQSVGVLQQNQEFSIQNEDFPALPGYKGGNTDYAMDLHQKEQLNDSAMSMMQSQHFPIGRSSGFSLGGTYSSHRQQQQQHSPSVGGSGVPFASANNQDLLHMHGSDLFSSSHANYHSQVQNNGPPGLRPVNSPNSVSGMGSYDQLIHQYQQLQSQSQFRLQQMSAVGQSYRDQNMKAMQAVPDRFGLLGLLSVIKLSNPELNSLALGTDLTTLGLNLSSTNDIHKKFASPWSDEPAKGELEYTVPECYYAKLPPTLHQGYFAKFQPETLFYIFYSMPKDEAQLYAANELYNRGWFYHKELRLWITRVSNMEPLVKTNTYERGSYLCFDPNAWETVRKDNFVLHYEMLEKRPVLPQH